In the genome of Rhodamnia argentea isolate NSW1041297 chromosome 3, ASM2092103v1, whole genome shotgun sequence, one region contains:
- the LOC125314103 gene encoding uncharacterized protein LOC125314103, whose amino-acid sequence MPFGPTNAHVAFMDLMNRVSKEFLDRFIIVFIDYILVYSKSSEDHEQHPRIVLETTRMHRVFAKLNKCEFWLARVAFLGHVVSDEGIAVDPSKIKAIVGWPRPTIVTEIRNFLGPAGYYRQFVEKFSAIASPMIKLLKKDVKYEWTDKCERSFQELKHKATTAPVLTIPSRPGGFEIYSDASLGEKLNMRQRRWIKLLKDYDCEILYHPSKANKVADAPSRKSAIAQLRVNEWRLFEQVGDSDFKLEISRLSSLVDTLRIEPEVHTGIKTLRSTDPTIQKILQEDSAKRRVDFQVANDRILKFRGRLVVPVNESLREDILSEAHHSSYSIHPAGTKMYQNTKQHFWWNGMKADIAKHVAKCLTFRRVKVQDCKPGGLLRPLEIPEWK is encoded by the exons ATGCCGTTTGGTCCGACAAATGCTCATGTTGCTTTTATGGATCTAATGAACAGAGTgtctaaggaattcttggatcgctTTATCATAGTGTTTATAGACTATATcctggtgtactcgaagagttcTGAGGACCATGAACAACACCCGAGGATAGTGTTGGAGACTACGAGAATGCATCGAGTTTTTGCCAAGCTCAAtaaatgcgagttttggttgGCTCGTGTGGCGTTCTTAGGCCACGTAGTTTCCGACGAAGGTATTGCTGTGGACCCGTCTAAGATTAAGGCGATCGTGGGctggccaagaccgacgataGTGACTGAGATCAGAAACTTTTTGGGTCCGGCGGGCTATTATAGGCAATTTGTAGAGAAGTTCTCAGCTATAGCCTCGCCTATGATTAAGCTGCTGAAaaaggatgtgaagtatgaatggacaGACAAGTGCGAGCGTAGTttccaagagcttaagcataaggcgACTACGGCTCCGGTGTTGACGATTCCGTCTCGTCCCGGAGGATTCGAGATATATAGTGATGCGTCTCTCGGAG AaaagttgaacatgaggcagcgtcGATGGATAAAgctgcttaaggattatgattgtgagatcTTATATCATCCGagcaaggcgaataaggttgcagaTGCCCCGAGTAGAAAATCAGCGATTGCTCAATTACGTGTGAATGAATGGCGTCTGTTTGAGCAAGTGGGAGACTCGGACTTCAAGTTAGAGATAAGTCGTCTGTCAAGTCTAGTGGATACTTTGAGGATTGAACCGGAAGTGCATACCGGAATTAAGACCCTACGATCGACGGACCCTACTATtcagaagatccttcaagaggacTCAGCTAAACGAAGAGTTGACTTTCAAGTGGCCAATGATCGGATACTCAAGTTTAGAGGACGTCTAGTTGTGCCGGTCAATGAAAGtctaagggaggatatcttatcggaggcGCATCATAGCAGTTATAGTATCCACCCTGCAGGTaccaagatgtatcagaatACGAAGCAACATttttggtggaatggaatgaaggcGGATATAGCCAaacatgtggctaagtgtttgaccttTCGGCGGGTCAAGGTGCAAGACTGTAAGCCTGGAGGACTCCTGCGGCCTTTAGAGATCCCGGAATGGAAATag